A DNA window from Burkholderiales bacterium contains the following coding sequences:
- a CDS encoding succinate dehydrogenase iron-sulfur subunit: MRFSIFRYDPDKDARPYVRDYEIALEATDRMLLDALERIKTIDDSLSLRRSCREGVCGSDAMNINGKNGLACITKLDELKEPVQLRPLPGLPVIRDLIVDLTQFFTQYHSVRPYLINNDPAPEKERLQSPQEREELNGLYECILCACCSTSCPSFWWNPDKFVGPAGLLQAYRFIADSRDHATRERLDDLKDPFRLFRCHTIMNCVDSCPKGLNPTRAIVKIKELMLKQVL, from the coding sequence ATGCGATTTTCGATTTTTCGTTACGACCCGGATAAAGATGCAAGGCCCTACGTGCGGGACTACGAAATTGCGCTCGAAGCAACCGACCGGATGCTGCTCGACGCGCTGGAGCGAATCAAAACAATCGACGATTCGCTGAGTCTGCGCCGCTCCTGCCGCGAAGGCGTGTGCGGTTCGGACGCCATGAACATCAACGGCAAAAACGGGCTTGCCTGCATTACAAAGCTGGACGAGCTGAAAGAACCGGTGCAATTGCGGCCGCTTCCAGGATTGCCGGTAATCCGTGACCTAATTGTGGATTTAACCCAGTTCTTCACGCAATATCATTCAGTCAGGCCGTATCTCATTAATAACGACCCTGCGCCCGAAAAGGAGCGTTTGCAGTCGCCGCAGGAGCGGGAGGAACTGAACGGACTATATGAGTGTATACTTTGTGCCTGCTGCAGCACTTCCTGCCCGTCCTTCTGGTGGAATCCGGACAAGTTCGTCGGGCCGGCGGGACTCTTGCAGGCGTACCGATTCATCGCCGACAGTCGTGACCACGCGACCCGGGAACGACTGGACGATCTGAAAGACCCCTTTCGGTTGTTCCGCTGCCATACAATCATGAATTGTGTGGATTCGTGCCCCAAAGGATTAAACCCCACCCGGGCGATTGTTAAAATTAAGGAATTGATGCTTAAACAGGTTTTATGA
- a CDS encoding succinate dehydrogenase assembly factor 2: MNEMNRLRWNCRRGMLELDLVLTGFLEKQYPLLTKRQAKMFKELLNYPDAELWDMILARTEPAENAMKAVLQLIRAS; this comes from the coding sequence ATGAATGAGATGAATAGACTGCGCTGGAACTGCCGACGCGGCATGCTGGAACTGGACTTGGTCTTGACGGGATTTCTGGAAAAGCAATACCCGCTGCTTACCAAACGGCAGGCCAAGATGTTCAAGGAATTGCTGAATTATCCGGATGCTGAGTTATGGGACATGATCTTGGCCAGAACCGAACCGGCGGAAAATGCCATGAAAGCTGTGTTGCAACTTATTCGCGCTAGCTGA
- the gltA gene encoding citrate synthase translates to MDKQRKAILSFTGGGEPVELPVLPGSIGPEVIDIRELYAKTGMFTYDPGFVSTASCISSITYIDGDKGVLLYRGYPIEQLAQECDFLEVCYLLLNGELPNAAQKKHFDDRIKEHTMVHEQLARFYTGFRRDAHPMAVMVGVVGALSAFYHEAMDYSDAVHREVSAHRLIAKVPTIIAMCYKYNIGQPFMYPRNALNYVENFFHMMFSTPAGENKINPVLVRALDRILILHADHEQNASTSTVRLAGSSGANPFACISAGIACLWGPAHGGANEACLNMLEHIGDTSRIPEFIKRAKDKNDNFKLVGFGHRVYKNYDPRAKLMRETCHDVLNELGLQNDRLFKLALELERIALQDDYFISKKLYPNVDYYSGIVQRALGIPVSMFTAIFAMARTVGWFAQWKEMISDPEYRIGRPRQLYNGALKRDVVPIKHRK, encoded by the coding sequence ATGGACAAGCAACGTAAGGCGATTCTTTCCTTCACCGGTGGCGGGGAACCGGTCGAATTACCGGTGCTTCCCGGTTCGATAGGCCCGGAGGTTATCGATATTCGCGAACTGTACGCAAAGACGGGGATGTTTACCTATGACCCGGGATTTGTTTCGACGGCGTCCTGCATTTCATCGATTACTTACATCGACGGAGATAAGGGCGTACTGCTCTACCGCGGCTACCCGATCGAGCAGCTGGCACAGGAATGTGACTTCCTCGAAGTATGTTACCTGCTGCTTAATGGCGAACTGCCCAACGCAGCCCAGAAGAAGCATTTCGACGATCGAATCAAAGAACATACCATGGTGCACGAGCAGCTCGCGCGCTTTTACACCGGATTCCGTCGCGACGCACATCCCATGGCAGTGATGGTGGGGGTCGTGGGGGCACTCTCGGCGTTTTATCACGAGGCAATGGACTACAGCGACGCGGTGCATCGCGAAGTTTCCGCCCACCGGCTGATCGCCAAGGTCCCGACCATCATAGCCATGTGCTACAAGTACAACATCGGCCAGCCGTTCATGTATCCGCGCAATGCCCTCAACTACGTGGAAAATTTCTTCCACATGATGTTTTCTACGCCTGCCGGAGAAAACAAGATTAATCCGGTGCTGGTGCGTGCGCTTGACCGCATCCTGATTTTGCACGCCGACCACGAGCAGAATGCCTCGACGTCCACCGTGCGCCTCGCAGGTTCATCCGGGGCCAATCCGTTCGCATGTATATCCGCTGGAATTGCCTGCCTGTGGGGACCGGCGCACGGCGGCGCCAACGAAGCCTGTCTCAATATGCTGGAACATATCGGCGATACTTCGCGCATCCCGGAATTCATTAAGCGCGCAAAGGACAAGAACGACAATTTCAAGTTGGTAGGCTTTGGCCACCGCGTGTACAAGAATTACGACCCGCGCGCCAAGCTCATGCGCGAGACATGCCATGATGTTTTGAACGAACTGGGTTTGCAGAATGACCGGCTGTTTAAGCTGGCGCTCGAGCTCGAACGTATTGCCCTTCAGGACGATTATTTTATCAGTAAGAAGCTTTACCCCAATGTGGATTACTATTCGGGCATCGTGCAGCGCGCGTTAGGCATTCCGGTCAGTATGTTCACCGCGATCTTCGCCATGGCGCGTACCGTGGGCTGGTTCGCGCAATGGAAGGAGATGATCAGCGACCCCGAATACCGGATCGGGCGGCCGCGTCAGCTCTATAACGGCGCGTTAAAACGTGATGTCGTGCCGATTAAGCACCGCAAATAG
- a CDS encoding 2-oxoglutarate dehydrogenase E1 component, giving the protein MMQKLLSNSYLYGANAPFIEELYEAYLRNPNSVGTAWREYFDQVKGTAEEVSHSLIRQNFVELTKRHGNGHATITAATDIAAAVKKQVSVLQLINAYRFLGARHADLDPLKRQEKPYVQELDPAHYGLTDADMDTLFNTGSLVGPDQLTLREILKAVKQTYCGSVGAEYMYITDVQQKRWIQNRLEGARAKPNFVPDYKRYILERLTAAEILEKYLHTRYVGQKRFSLEGGDSLIPLLDFLVQHAGKLGVQETVIGMAHRGRLNVLVNTLGKIPKDLFLEFEGKHSAELPAGDVKYHQGFSSDIMTAGGPMHLTLAFNPSHLEIVNPVVEGSVRARQHRRKDREGKQVLPILLHGDAAFAGQGVIMETLNLSQTRGYGTGGTIHVIVNNQIGFTTSDPRDTRSTLYCTDVSKMVEAPVFHVNADDPEALLFAGEIALDFRMQFKKDVVIDMVCFRRLGHNEQDEPLVTQPLMYKKIAKHPGTRKVYADKLQAEGVIKPNQADEMINSYRSSLDAGEQTNKSVLSNYKPVHTVNWAPFKGTKWTDPTPTNVPLERLRQLATRLTSVPSNFKLHSRVEKIIAERRLMGEGKLPLDWGMAETLAYASLLEQGYPVRLSGQDSGRGTFFHRHAVLHDQNRERWDDGTYIPLQHISDAQSDFLAIDSLLSEEAVLGFEYGYATAEPNELVIWEAQFGDFANGAQVVIDQFIASGEVKWGRICGLVMFLPHSYEGQGPEHSSARLERYMQLCADYNMQICMPTTPAQMFHMLRRQMLRPLRKPLIVMTPKSLLRHKESVSTLEELAQGGFQPIIADVEKPDPGKVRRIVFCSGKVYYELTAYRREHSIKDIAVIRIEQLYPFPHHEFKTEIDRYPYTKEIIWAQEEPGNQGAWHRIQHYLLRHMRADQKLSYALRPSSATPAAGYLSLHNRQQKELVAAAFREKLAVDNGRAQH; this is encoded by the coding sequence ATGATGCAGAAATTGCTGAGCAATTCCTATCTTTACGGCGCCAACGCCCCGTTTATCGAAGAGCTGTACGAAGCGTACTTACGAAACCCGAATTCGGTTGGCACCGCCTGGCGCGAATATTTTGACCAGGTCAAAGGAACGGCTGAAGAGGTGTCTCACAGCTTGATCCGCCAGAACTTTGTCGAATTGACCAAACGTCACGGCAATGGCCATGCCACAATTACAGCCGCAACGGACATCGCTGCCGCGGTAAAAAAACAGGTTTCAGTACTTCAATTAATTAATGCCTATCGCTTTCTCGGGGCACGCCATGCAGATCTTGATCCTTTGAAGCGTCAGGAAAAACCGTACGTGCAGGAGCTGGATCCGGCGCATTACGGATTGACCGATGCCGATATGGACACGCTGTTCAATACCGGCTCGCTGGTGGGACCCGACCAGCTGACGCTGCGCGAAATTCTCAAGGCGGTCAAGCAAACCTATTGCGGGAGCGTTGGCGCGGAATATATGTATATCACCGACGTCCAGCAAAAGCGCTGGATACAGAACCGACTGGAAGGAGCACGTGCCAAACCCAACTTCGTCCCAGACTACAAGCGTTACATTCTGGAGCGACTGACCGCGGCCGAAATTCTGGAGAAGTATCTGCACACGCGTTATGTGGGGCAAAAGCGCTTTTCCCTTGAGGGGGGCGACAGTTTGATTCCGCTGCTCGATTTTCTGGTCCAGCATGCAGGCAAACTGGGTGTACAGGAAACAGTGATCGGCATGGCGCACCGCGGGCGGCTCAACGTTCTGGTCAACACGCTGGGCAAAATACCCAAAGACCTGTTTCTCGAATTTGAAGGCAAACACTCCGCCGAATTGCCGGCCGGCGATGTCAAATATCATCAGGGTTTCTCGTCCGACATCATGACAGCGGGCGGTCCCATGCACCTGACCCTGGCATTCAACCCGTCTCATCTTGAAATCGTCAATCCGGTTGTGGAGGGATCGGTGCGAGCGCGCCAGCATCGGCGCAAAGATCGGGAAGGCAAGCAGGTGCTGCCGATACTTTTGCATGGCGATGCCGCGTTCGCCGGTCAAGGCGTAATCATGGAGACGTTGAACCTTTCGCAAACCCGGGGCTACGGCACCGGTGGCACGATACATGTTATCGTCAACAATCAAATCGGCTTTACTACGTCCGATCCGCGCGATACGCGTTCCACGCTGTATTGCACCGACGTTTCAAAAATGGTCGAGGCGCCGGTTTTTCATGTCAACGCGGACGACCCCGAGGCGCTTTTGTTTGCCGGTGAAATAGCACTGGATTTTCGCATGCAGTTTAAAAAGGATGTGGTCATCGATATGGTTTGCTTCCGGCGTCTTGGGCACAATGAGCAGGACGAGCCGCTGGTGACCCAGCCGCTGATGTACAAAAAAATTGCCAAACACCCCGGCACGCGCAAAGTTTACGCAGACAAGCTACAGGCGGAAGGCGTGATCAAGCCGAACCAGGCCGATGAGATGATCAACAGCTATCGCAGTTCGTTGGATGCCGGGGAGCAGACAAATAAATCCGTTCTTTCCAATTACAAGCCGGTGCATACGGTTAATTGGGCGCCGTTCAAAGGTACCAAGTGGACCGATCCCACGCCGACTAATGTGCCACTGGAAAGATTGCGGCAGCTTGCAACCAGGCTTACAAGCGTTCCGTCTAATTTCAAGCTGCATTCGCGGGTTGAAAAAATTATAGCGGAGCGCAGGCTCATGGGCGAGGGAAAACTACCGCTGGATTGGGGTATGGCGGAGACCTTGGCTTACGCCAGCTTGCTTGAGCAGGGTTATCCGGTGCGGCTTTCCGGCCAGGACTCCGGACGCGGAACATTTTTTCATCGGCATGCCGTGCTGCATGACCAGAACCGGGAGCGCTGGGATGATGGCACGTACATTCCCTTACAGCATATATCGGACGCGCAGTCAGACTTTTTGGCGATTGATTCTCTGCTGTCGGAAGAAGCCGTCTTGGGGTTCGAATACGGTTACGCTACAGCTGAGCCTAACGAACTCGTGATCTGGGAGGCGCAGTTCGGCGATTTTGCCAATGGAGCGCAAGTGGTAATTGACCAGTTCATCGCTTCCGGCGAAGTGAAGTGGGGTCGCATCTGCGGTCTGGTGATGTTTCTGCCGCATAGTTACGAAGGGCAGGGCCCGGAACATTCTTCCGCGAGGCTCGAGCGCTACATGCAACTTTGCGCAGACTACAATATGCAGATCTGCATGCCGACAACGCCGGCGCAGATGTTCCACATGCTGCGCCGGCAGATGCTGCGCCCGCTGCGCAAGCCGTTGATCGTAATGACCCCCAAGAGTTTGTTGCGACACAAGGAATCGGTCTCTACGCTGGAAGAACTGGCGCAAGGCGGTTTCCAGCCCATCATTGCGGATGTCGAGAAACCTGATCCGGGCAAAGTCAGACGCATCGTTTTCTGCAGTGGCAAGGTCTATTACGAACTGACGGCCTACCGGCGCGAACATAGCATCAAGGACATCGCTGTGATTCGCATCGAACAGCTTTATCCATTTCCTCATCACGAATTTAAGACCGAAATCGACCGCTATCCGTACACCAAAGAAATTATCTGGGCGCAGGAAGAACCGGGCAATCAAGGCGCCTGGCACCGAATACAGCACTATCTCTTGCGCCATATGCGCGCGGACCAGAAGCTTTCCTATGCGCTGCGGCCTTCATCGGCGACACCCGCGGCGGGTTATCTGTCTTTGCACAATCGCCAGCAGAAAGAATTGGTGGCCGCGGCATTCCGAGAAAAACTGGCTGTAGACAACGGCAGAGCGCAGCATTGA